The Gilliamella apicola genome window below encodes:
- the rsmG gene encoding 16S rRNA (guanine(527)-N(7))-methyltransferase RsmG encodes MLKKKLINLIDQTDLSISDLQIDQLVNYVEMLNKWNKAYNLTAVRDPNEMLIKHIMDSLVVSPYLMGQSFIDVGTGPGLPGVPLAIINPDKQFDLVDSLGKRIRFLKQVQFELKLTNINPVQSRIEEYTDKKFDGVISRAFASLQDMLNWCKHLPNQQGAFYALKGSDIDAIPVGFTLKQYIKLIVPQLDAERSLVIIQ; translated from the coding sequence ATGTTAAAAAAGAAACTCATTAATCTTATTGATCAAACGGATCTTTCGATCTCTGATCTACAAATTGATCAGCTGGTTAACTATGTTGAAATGCTTAATAAATGGAATAAGGCTTATAACTTAACTGCGGTGCGCGATCCAAATGAAATGCTCATTAAACATATTATGGATAGCTTAGTTGTGTCGCCTTATTTAATGGGTCAATCTTTTATCGATGTGGGTACAGGTCCTGGTCTACCAGGCGTTCCATTAGCTATTATTAATCCTGATAAGCAATTTGATCTGGTTGATAGTTTAGGCAAACGTATTCGTTTTTTAAAACAGGTACAATTTGAATTAAAACTTACCAATATCAATCCAGTACAAAGCAGGATTGAAGAGTATACCGATAAAAAATTTGATGGTGTTATTAGTCGTGCTTTTGCTTCTTTGCAAGATATGCTTAATTGGTGTAAGCATTTGCCTAATCAACAAGGCGCTTTTTATGCCCTAAAAGGCAGTGATATTGATGCTATTCCTGTCGGTTTTACACTTAAACAATATATTAAACTCATCGTTCCACAATTAGATGCCGAGAGAAGTTTAGTTATTATTCAATAG